TTAAGCACGAGATTAGGTTGGGCTTGCGGATCTCGGTGGGCGACGGGTCTGGGACCCAGTTTTGGTTAGATCCCTAGTTGGAGGGAGATCCTCTACGATTCCGTTTCCCGAGGCTCTTTGCTATCTGCGCCGACCCTGCTGTCCTTGTTTCTGCTTCTCTCTCGAAGACGGATGCATGTTGCATTCCGCCGTCCCCTTGGCCCAGTTGAGGTCCAGGACTGGGAATTACTCTTGACAGTGATTCCCCTCCCGGCCTCGGCGGTTAGTGATAGTGTCTCTTGGAGTCTTTCTCCCTCGGGAGAATTCTCTGTTAGTTCGGCCTACCTAGCGCTGTGCAGGATGCCGGTCCTCCCGTGGTTATCCCCACTCTGGAAGGCCCCGCTGCCCTTGAAGATCAAGATTTTTGTTTGGCAGCTTCTCCGAGACCGTTTACCTTCAGGGACCGAGGTGCTGAAACGCATGGTCCGGGTAACGGCATATGTCCCCTGTGCCATGTCCCGGAGACTGGTTCTCACATTCTGTTctcatttttttagaaaaggaggatgaggcccggcctctgcatcagggagatgcatgcggctattttattgattattctcgaggaccttacaaagtatTACAATAATATGCCCGAATCCGCCATCTTCGCAacatctgtcgctactcctatccatatgatgaaggggtgttaGCTGGGCCACATACCCAGATCActtacctaagcctaacatcaaaAGTCGGAAGCCCCAGCAGATCCGGTCAAGCCATCTGCCACATACCGGGTCTAGGGCACAAAACCGATCTGACGCACTCGTGTGCtatcgccgccatcttccaccgGTCCGTCTTCAGAGCAAATATTGAGGCTTCTAGCTTGTTTAGCCACTCTGCCATTCACGTCACCATGACGCCAGATAGCTACCTCCTCctgcgcgagtccatctccacgcATCGGACGCCGAGTCCCCACAGCGCCATGCCGCCGATATCCGCCTCATCAATGTGTGagatgaagcaccgctccaccattcctccagccagcacttgctccaaaacgatgccccCAGGAGGGAGGGCGATAAAACGCCATCGTCGTCCGATCCAAGAAGAcccagatctagggtttcccccggagcatCCAGAGCCTGATGACGCAAACATCAATGCCGTTGCTCCACCAGACGAGCGCCGCCGACGTCACGGCCTCCAACATGTAGCAGGCCAAAATGCGCCGACATCGaaccgccgccacctccaccaccgctTGAGAAGCCCCCGAGCAACGCCTTCAGGAAGGAACACGCCACCGCGGTGTCGTCGTCGCTTGGACCAAGGGGATCTgaggttttcacctgagctactgGGAGGGGTGGAAGGAAGGGGATCCTCTCCAAAGCCTCCAACAAGGGGAACAACACCCAAAGGCGCTGCCTTCGGAGTGGCCGCCGCACCGGCCAAGGAactcccccggaacccttccaacCACCGGATTTGCAGGGCCAACACCCAAGAACAGCGAGAAGCCATCTGGGTCCGGATCCGCTGCAGATCAGAGTAGATCGGGGTCGACGAGAAGCAACACCATGGCCACCAGCATCCAGCGAGGaccgccgccgcagccgccgccaccccccgcgCCGTCCGGGTCAAAGAGGGATCCACCGACCGCGTACAGGGGCCACCACCGCCTGCACCCGCCGGAGCACCGCCGCTAGCCCAGCGACCGCCACCGCCTGCCGCGGGCCGCCGCCGTGCGCCCCACTCCCCGCCACCGCTCGCCGAGGCCTGCCCCCTCGCGCCCGATCGCGATCGCCACAAGCCACCGCCGTCAACCACCTAGATCCGCCGCCCGCGGAGGAAGGGGAGCCGGGAGAAGgagtcccccgccgccgccgtctgcCACATCTGTTTTACCGGCGGCGTcacccggcggcggcgaggaggggaggATGAGAGAGCGGCGCCGGCGCCTAGGGCTTGGGAGCCCCCGAGTCGCCCAGGGCGGGGGCGGCACGAGGGGTCTCTGAGATTTGCTCTAAACTCTAAACTCGGACTCCAGAATCTGATGCCTCACGCGTTCACATTCTGTTCTCATGCGTTGCGGCACATGCACTATGGTGCTTTGTACGCGAGGCTCTCGGACCGGAGTGGGAGGCCTCTGACCTTGCAGATTTTCTGCAGGTGCGGGCCACCGAGGTCGGCCATAAACGCCGACTGTTTTGGATGGTCTTCGCGGCTATGATGTGGACCCTCTGGACTACTCGCAATAAAATGGTGATTGAGAAGGTGTTTCAGCGGCGTGCATCTGActcgttcttcaaattccttgcctTCTTGCAGCATTGGCATCCGCTCGTTAGGACCCGGGACCGGGACCGGCTCCAGCACTACCTGGACGCGTTGATGGCGGCCGTCCGACGGCTCTCCTCTTCCTTGCTTGCTGCCTAGCTTGTCCCCGTAAGGGCATTTTTTGTTTCTTCTCTTTTATTGGGCTGGACTGTGCTGTTGCCTCAAcggtctctcttttttatttctttgttcGGACGTGTTGGTTGGATTCTGATCGTTGtgctttatctataaagcggGGCAAAAGCCTGTTTCAAGAGAGTTGCCgtgctcctcttttttttttgggaGTAAAGGTGCCGTGCTACTGAATGTACTCCCGAAGTCCCGATGTCGATACTCGATACTTTGGGTTCTAGCATGGTGAATCTATCATAAGCGTTTCTGTAAATAAACCAGTCAAAACCACTTGTTTATCTCTCTTCAGAGTATTCCTATTAAAACATTTGGAACTGATTATGAAATCTAATTACACCTGGACAGCAAGTTACATTTGGAACAATGTTTAATAAAAGAGTAAACAAACAAGGGATAATCTATAGAGAGTGCCCATCAAGCGAACATTGTAATGGAAGGGCGTTTTGGGTGCACATCAGCGgcagtcctgaaagcagtctcgaCATCATGTCGCTTGTGGACGGAGGATCTTACACCTATACGAATGTGCTCGAGTGCCAGCAGGTGTTCCATGCCCAGTGGCATAGCACCATCCCACTTGTCACATATTTCTAGACCGAGTAGTCGTAGGTTGGACATCGCCCCTGCCTCGAACTCCacgcatattgtagtatcatcatTATCTTCAGAGAAGAGTCTAAGGTCCTCCAGGATGGGGAATAATCCTGTGCGGACTATTGCAACACCAATATCTTTAGTTATATTTGTCACCCAAAGATATAGCTGGACGAGGGAGGGAAGCTTTCCAACAACATAAACCTCATCAGTCGATAGAAGCTCAATTGTCAAAGACAGGCTACCAAGGCAATGGAGGTCGCCAATCCAATTGGGAATTCTCTTCAACAACCACGCTCGTAGATAAATTTTCTCGATATGGAGAGGAGAGTTGGGCAGTGAGTATATCACATCGCAATAATGTTTAGAAGACTCCCCATGGACAATAAGTACTCTGAGGTTAGAGAGCTTTCCAATTGAGGATAGCAAAGCATCAAATACCTCCACCTCTACTTTGCCATGGAACATCAAGATCCTGAGATTGGTCAGCTCACCAAGGCCATCAATATCCTCTAGCAAGCTCTTACCAATATCAAAGCAGTCCAGAGCACGCAATGATTTAATGCTTTTGATCCCTTGGGGCAGCCCTATACCTTTCGGAAGGGTCAGTTGAGACAATCGTGGCAAGAAAATTGTATCTGAAGGAAAGTTTTGCGTCGGTCGGCTAGCTATTTGCATCGTCTCCAAATGAACAAGCTCTTGAATTTTGGTAGGGAGATGTACAATGCATTGGAATGCAACAACTTTCAGATACCTTAGTTGAAACAATTGACAAATACAGGTGAGGTCAAGTGTTGTACCCCTTTTGTATGAGAATTCATACACCAGCACCCGAAGGTACTTAAATAGCGAGAGAGGAGGTTGGCACTTGGACTCCCCGAACTGTGAAAATGATCGAACTTGTGACATGCTAGTATGAAAGATCCCTGATGTTGCATCCTTAGCGCTTGGATTCAAGGACAATCTACGAACCTTGTGCTTGAAGGCATGCATTCTTGCAACATCTTCACAATTATATGCCACACTAATAAAATTTTCTTCTGCACACTTCATAATGATCAAATCAAGCATCATATCATGCACTTTGCAAGACTCCACCACCTCATTGCCTATCCTCTTTTCAGGCTGAATCAGGCTTCTATTGATAAGCTCATTAAAATAACTCTTCGCAACACCCTCCATATCTGATCCATGAGAATTACTTACAAATCCTTCGGCTACCCATTGTAGAACCAGATCACGCATCATAATCTCGTGGTCTTCTGGATACATGCCAAGGTATAGCAGGCATGGGCGGAGATGAAGAGGAAGATGCATGTAGCTAAGGTTCAATATACTCCTCACCTCTATCATTGTCGGAGTTGAGGCAAACTTGGCACGAAGAGAATTTCTTATGCTCTGCCACTCGTCCTTTGACCTTGACTGACAACTAGCTAATAGGCTAGCTATAGTGATGATTGCAAGTGGCAACCCTCCACACTTCTTCAAAAATTCAGCTGAAACCTCTTTTAACTGCGGTGGACATGCATATCCGGAACCAAATACTCTATTACAGAACAACATTCTTGAGTCTTGTTCTTTGAGGGGTCTCATTCTGTAAACACATTCACGGTCATTGTGGCATGCCCAAATAGCCACATCATTAACTCGAGTAGTTAATATTACTCTACTTGCATTAGCAACGTCTGGAAAGATACAACTCATAATATTCCATGTTGATTGATCCCATAAGTCATCAATTACAACTAGGTACCTGTTGATGATTtgtacatattatatatgttacaTTATGATATGATTACATTGTTGCAGATGAAAGCACACCAACCTGATaatgcacaaataataatatcaaTAATAAAATTAAAAGGATGCAAGCAAGAATATAATATTCCTTACGTTAATTAGCATGTCCACATAATATTCAATCCTAAACAAAATTAATTCATGTACGACGTGTCAAAACTCTGTAACGAATCTtaaaaatgctcaaaaacaaaaggaccacaaccttatactccctccatccaaaaATAAGTGATGGTGATTTAGTATGACTGTACTAATTTTACACAAAATTAgaaacacttattttgggatgaaaGGAGTATTATATAATATCAAAGCTAGTGACATGAGCCAGTACATTTATGTATGCATGTAAGTAATACCCTTTTTTACTAATCTTTGCCATTGATATAACTCTAATGTGATGACTAACAATTTCAGTTTGTGCCTATGCTAATTATACTTTAGTTACATAATCAATAAAGAATTAAGATTGAGTGATCCTCCAAAAATTCTCCCTTTCATACGTCCATCTAGAGTTTTCTTATCTTCTCATCTTGGTCATTTTTAGTAGGCTCATGTGATGATGACAAAATTCTACTCTACTTATTTTAGTGGCCCTTATTTCATTTGATGAGTTTGCTATTTTAATCTTTACTTTTTTGaattccataacaatataactctcTTGCACAAAATTCCCATCTTCAATGCTGCCAAGCTCAAGCCGGTGGCGCGTCAACATGGAGGGTGCCATTTGGAGGTTGGATTGGGATTTGAGGCGTTTGAAGTGTCAGCATATGTGAGCACACACGCGTGTGTGGCTCTAGCTATTATCTATGACACCATTTAATTAATACTCTTTCCGttcggaaatacttatcgctgaaatggatgtatctaacacTGAAATACTTCTAGATACATCCGTCTGagcgacaagtattttcggatggAGGTAGTAATCAGTGGACTATAGTGAACAACTAATCATGCATCTTAAAACATGCTCGATTAGTTACTCAACTTATATTAGGTGATTGTTTGACTTTAAGAGTCATCCTACACATGCAATTGTCTAGTGTTTTATTAGCTACATAGACGTTCAATGATAATAATACTAACATGTAGTCAATGTGTGAGAGCATATAGTAGGACCATGAAGACACGAACACACTCGTGTCAATTTTGTATAACAAAAGTTGAAGTATTAAAAAAGTAAGATGTGTGAAAAGTGGTTCATGGTTAATTTACACTTTGTGTTGCCTTGTTAATTAACCCCTTTGTTCTGAAACAAATGATGCTTGCTTACTCTGATCGTAAGCAATAGATTATAGTTATAGTTTGAAAGGACTATTTTATAATGAATGATATCATTTGGACCTGATCAACCATAACCATTTCTTACAAACTAGACATAAATCTATGGTTTTGCAATTCTTGCAAGCACGATATTCACGATATTCTTGCAAGTAGGTGATTGATCAATAAATAACTATTTCCAATATGCACCATCTAATGTAAGCACGATATTCTTGCAAGTAGATGTGATGTGAAGATCTTAATCAGTCAACTATCAATATCAACTATGAAAGTTGAGTGAGCTATAGATAAACCATCATGCATTTTGAAAAGAAGGTAAGATACTTCTTgtaacttcatcctttcatcggtTAAGCAGAAAAGCCCAACAAGATCTGGCGGCAGGCTAAATCATATCTCTCACATTGGTAAAGATACTTAAAAGTCACTAAAGCTTGCCAAATAATTTGGAGTTGTATCACATTATCATAAGTAATTAACTATCCAAGCGCACAGCAAGTGACAGTTAGATCAAAATAAGTAGTACCTCTTATGTGTGAGATGTTCTCTAAGACAACCAATGATATCTTGCACCTCGTGAGCATGAGATGACTCTTCCTTCATCCCAAGCTTCAATTGTAGACCACTAAGGAGGCTTGCCATATCAGGTCTTTGGGAAATGGATATAAATGCCTTGCAACCGAATTGTCCTCCGATCTCATCATACACTTGCTTGGCAAGTGTAGTTTTACCAAGACCACCAAAGCCAACAATAGCCACCACCTTGAGGTTATCCTGGGTTTCTGTCAAGCAACTTACAAGCTCTTTCTTTGGGCCATCAATACCGACAAGGCCTGCTGCTTGCTTGTAGATCGCCGATATCCGAGGATCGACTGAAACGATCCGAGAAGTAGAATTGATACAATCATCAATCTTGTACCTTTGTATCAGAACAAGAGAGCTAGATATTTACTGGTTTCATATGAATGATATTGAAAGCTAGGAGCTCCTATATTGAAAGAAAAACAATATTGTACCGCATGCGTCGTTCATTTGCCTGTAGAACAAGGACCTTGAGCTCCTCCATCCGATGAGCAATGCGATGACGCTTGCGCAACGTCTTGAGACGTCTAGCGGTCTTCTTGATAAATCCCGTTTTGACATCAGTGCCTCCAAGGTCACGCATGAAGTCATCTATGCAATTCTCCATGTCATAGGACATCTCCCTGACATGATCTCTCCAGTTTTTGGCCAAGGGATCaagctcgtccatgagctcaagcttCTCAAGCAGGGCTTTCATGGTGCTTAGCTCATCCTTGAGGAATGAGGCCTGTCTCCTCACCCCTGTGAGCTTAGTGTACTTGTCACCCATCAGTGTGGCAAGCTTGCTGATGAGGGGGTTCATCACCCCTATGGCGGCGCTGACGATTTGTGCAGACATCTTGATGTGAGTTGTCTTATCCTACGCGCTCAATAGCCATGCCCGTGTGTTGCTCTTACCGATGAAGCAGGCGAAAACTTGTCTATTTCCTCTTGTGAGAGAAGATAGGGGCACAACAGCAAAATCCAACAGGTGAGGCGGAGCTCGAGAGGTGGACGGCGGCTGCACGTAGTTGTATAACATATTATGGGCATAAATCAATAGCTCAGCCTGAAGATGCTTCTTCAACTAAATGACACAATGCATGTGTGATATCATCATTCGCTTCAGCTAGTGGATGGACGATCGCTGTCATTGTTTTAAAAACAGTTTTAAGTAACTTGGCTGGACTTGTACTTTTTATATTTGCTTAGTAATTAACTAATTATAATATGTCATATTTTAATTTATGTTTGATGTGATCAAGTATGCTTATAGCCTTATAGGTCAGGCGGCCTGGGCTGCAATCTAGCGCAACACAATAAATGTTTGTGACAAGCCAATTCTATTTCACAGAAATCTACCTAGACTTCATTGTTTTTCTGCAATTTATGGTGCAGTAAAATTGCCTCGTTGATGGATGCGACAAGTATTTAGATGGAGCATAAAAGAATTTGAAGCAAACAAAACCTGAAGGGCAACCATTTTTTGGATAAATAAATGAATGCACTATGCTTCTATGGAAAACTGGCTTGGTCTGAATATCATC
This genomic stretch from Hordeum vulgare subsp. vulgare chromosome 6H, MorexV3_pseudomolecules_assembly, whole genome shotgun sequence harbors:
- the LOC123405101 gene encoding disease resistance protein RGA5-like; its protein translation is MSAQIVSAAIGVMNPLISKLATLMGDKYTKLTGVRRQASFLKDELSTMKALLEKLELMDELDPLAKNWRDHVREMSYDMENCIDDFMRDLGGTDVKTGFIKKTARRLKTLRKRHRIAHRMEELKVLVLQANERRMRYKIDDCINSTSRIVSVDPRISAIYKQAAGLVGIDGPKKELVSCLTETQDNLKVVAIVGFGGLGKTTLAKQVYDEIGGQFGCKAFISISQRPDMASLLSGLQLKLGMKEESSHAHEVQDIIGCLREHLTHKRYLVVIDDLWDQSTWNIMSCIFPDVANASRVILTTRVNDVAIWACHNDRECVYRMRPLKEQDSRMLFCNRVFGSGYACPPQLKEVSAEFLKKCGGLPLAIITIASLLASCQSRSKDEWQSIRNSLRAKFASTPTMIEVRSILNLSYMHLPLHLRPCLLYLGMYPEDHEIMMRDLVLQWVAEGFVSNSHGSDMEGVAKSYFNELINRSLIQPEKRIGNEVVESCKVHDMMLDLIIMKCAEENFISVAYNCEDVARMHAFKHKVRRLSLNPSAKDATSGIFHTSMSQVRSFSQFGESKCQPPLSLFKYLRVLVYEFSYKRGTTLDLTCICQLFQLRYLKVVAFQCIVHLPTKIQELVHLETMQIASRPTQNFPSDTIFLPRLSQLTLPKGIGLPQGIKSIKSLRALDCFDIGKSLLEDIDGLGELTNLRILMFHGKVEVEVFDALLSSIGKLSNLRVLIVHGESSKHYCDVIYSLPNSPLHIEKIYLRAWLLKRIPNWIGDLHCLGSLSLTIELLSTDEVYVVGKLPSLVQLYLWVTNITKDIGVAIVRTGLFPILEDLRLFSEDNDDTTICVEFEAGAMSNLRLLGLEICDKWDGAMPLGMEHLLALEHIRIGVRSSVHKRHDVETAFRTAADVHPKRPSITMFA